AAACGTTACAATCCTCCGCTGAACCGACAGGAAGCCCCAGACGGGGCGAAGTGAGCTCGGGGGGAGATAgccgcgggggggcgggggggggtcgcCGGTtccaggggcagggagggggtccTGGGGGGGGTTCTCTTCCCGCCACCCCCACCGCCTCAGCGCCCTCACCAGACTCCATCCTCCTTTCCCCGCCGCCGCGACCATCCTCGGCTCCCGCTCGTCGCCCCCCTCAGGCTCCGCCgagcctctttcccctccctacgGAGAAAACAACTCCACGACCACCACCACGTCAACGACAGGCGGCGAGCGGCCCGCCGGGAAATGTAGTCCGCCCGCCCGCTCAGGCAAAGCGCGGCCAGCTCCTCCGTGGACcgcaactcccatcagccccttcgcCGCTCGTCCCGGATTGGACGAGCGAACCATGCCGGCCGAGGACGAAACTCGGGAGGAGATGACGTTCGAACAGGGGTGCGGAGCTTGGCCGCCTATTGGCGGCTGTCTTCCGAGACTGTCTTCCGATTGGTTGAGGCGCGCGCGGAAGGCTGACGCCGTTGTGAGGGTCGCGCTAGGCGGGGCGGTTGGCGCGATGGAGGGCGGCGGGTCCGTGTCCAACGTGGAACTGTGCAACTTGGCCTACGCGGGGCAGCTGGACGAGGTGAAGGAGCGCCTGGCTGCCAACCGGAGCTTGGCCACGCGCGCCGACCAGGTGGGCCTGGCAGCCGTTGGAAGGGGCGGGGCGTGATGTAACAGACGGTTGTGGGGAAAGTCACGTGGTTAtaactgcggggggggggttcGTGCCTCAGAACCCCCCGGCGTGTTTCCCAGCCTCCCCTTTGGCCGAGAGCCTTTGCGCTGAACCCCGTCGCGAGAGGAAGGAGCTCTGCTCAAGGGAGGGCAGGTGGGGTGTGATGGGGTGGCCAAAGTCCTGTTTAGCCATGGAAGCCTGCCCAGTGGTATATCTGAGTTGTGGCAGGTGTGGCCCGTGCCCTCAGCGCCCCTTGGCCGTGGCTGCcattcttgcctgcctgcctgcctgcctgcctcagtTGCACTGCCCAGGTGCCTCAGCACCGCTCAGCCTGGCAGCAACTGAGCCAAGTGTCAAGAAGTTCGGATTAACGCCTCACTTTtctaaactccttttcccttcctcttcccacaacagacaccttgttaggtcagtggggctgagagagttaagagAGAACTCTGAGtggtccagcaggcttcatgtggaggagtggggactcaaacccggttctccagattacagtgtactgcaccaggctggctctcttcAGGGAAAGGCAGCCATTGGCTGCCTTAAACAAGGCTGGCCAGTAGAAGGACCAGACCAGACACTGATGCCATGTGCAAAGTTGCTGAGTTTCAATTTTCTGACTTGGCTAGGATTTTGGAACCATGTACGCATTCACATTGACCATGTTCAAAAGAGGCTGCAGGATCCTGGCATGAATTTTCACGATGCTGTCGTGGAGTTGAAAGCCCTCTGAGATAATTTTGATGATGAAAGAGAAGCCTTGGTCAGTGAGTCAGCCAAAGAAGGACGTGGTCTCTGTCAAGAATGGAATATTGGAAGTTGGAAGACGTCAGGGACGAAGAAATGAATGATGAGAACTCGAGAGACATTGGATGAACTGCTGAGGAGGAGATAGAAAGAGTCTCAACCATCTTCAGAGAGAAATGGACGAAAGGGCCACTTGTTTGCACAATGCTGTCGCCAAGTTTGGTTTCCTTCTTGATATTGAGGGACTTTGTCACAGTCCCAATATGACCTAAAGAAGAAGTGTGAAAATTTGGGCCAATTCTGTAGCTGTGATTTTGATGGACAGATTGTTGTTATCAAGGTGGGCCTATATGAAGATATCAAAACCCGAAGAGCTGCTTGAATTTATTGTTCAGAATGGAGATGAGAGCTTCTTCCCCAGACTTTGCATGGTTATTCAAATAATGCTAACCATTGCAGTTTCCACTGCCAGCTGTGTGAGATCATTCAGCAAGTTAAAActaaaagtttgtttgtttgtttattcaatttctatactgcccgatccccgaagggctccaggcggtgaacaacaaaattcaaACAACATTAAACAAGGAGCAGATCATACACAGTAAGCagacacataggctccatcctcgCTAATAAACTTATCAAGCATCCTAAAAACCTCCATATAAACAGCTCTTGATTATGAAATGTATCATCATcagcaagaggcgtccagaagaCCCCGATTAAAACCTAtcccaagaagggggacggcgggcccctcaatatgagggggacccTGGTATAACAGCGCAAGGGCAAAGAGCAGAGAGTTTCAGATTTGAGAGCCTCCATGGGTTGTGGCGGACTCTGACCTTACTCTGCTGAGtgtagaaagagaagaaactggaaaaaaaaatgatgtgACTTTGGTCACATCATAGACCAGTTTGCATTAGTGAAGGCAAGGAAGGTGCAATTGTAATTTTCACATACTACCATAATGTGTTAATTAAAAGATTAACAAGATGGACTTGTATTTTTGAACTGATACGATTCTAAAGTTATCTAAAAGATGTGTGCTGTATATTTGGACAGGGGCGCGTGTCAGTGCTTTGCCATAAGTGGCATTTTCCACGGATAACACCCCTGAGCTTGTCCAGGTGACGTCGGACCCATCGCAGTCTCTCAACCTGACCTATCCTTACAAGGTGGTGGTTGGGAAGAGTAAATAGTGCTGGATGGAAAAATGTGCTTTGATTCTAATCAGGgaggaaagcagggtacaaaATAAAAAGATAAGCTGAAAGGGATTGTTGGAGCTGCCGGAGTAGTGTAACTTGAGACAGGATTTCACCTGCTGAGCTTGGCAGCTGAGTGGTGATTTAAGCCTGGGTTTTCTGCCCCTGTTCATACCCAGTACACAAGACCCAGGATGGCTTTAGAATCCGTTGCGTTCAACCGCAGATAATGGGAGCACATTTCCCTGAAAGTATAACCAGCTGTTGCATCCTCATGTTAAGGAAACCATGCTTTTGTCATGTGCAATGGAGACAATCCACTTTAAAACCACATCTTAGTTCTGGGGCTTGTGTGCACTGCATGTATTTAGTGGAATGCTCGAGAATACATGCTCTCTGTAACTGATATGTTTACACTAACTACTAGCGGggccagccacgcgttgctgtggctcagtctggtgaagtagaaaagaaagaaaaggggaagcgaacggttcaaacatgtgtcattgcacaatgcttgcaggggaagggcaaagggccctcacttccctccctctctcccgttcccttgcatggcacctgccctgtccctccctaacattccccttcctctgctagggtggttgggccctgtctctttcactcccttcccttgcaggcgaattacctagcttaaaacacgctgggaggcatgagttgcgttgtgttcaaatttcagagcatttggtccagcaaacccccggaccctccctcaccttccccttcttccactagggtgggtgggccatgtccagatggcgggccccatctttttcactccagatggcagcggttttcaaggaaggcatgtttgtttcccttgtatcagagggtgttgctttgatggccagcagatggcgctgttgcggaacagaactgtggttccaactgtcacgggtgtggcatgtacacaataactggcacagttgtgacatgtacacaacaggaggtgtggaaacagtatggaaacctggccggacgcaaatgcgacgttgtgtgaaaatttcaaagcaattggtccagtagtttgggagattacctgtcagtagaaaaacgcactgatagatttttatatatatagattacagtGAAGCCATGTGTAAGGGGGTTTATTTGAGCAACCTGCAGTGTTTTGGGAGGTAATTTTGGAAGCCCCCAAGAACATACAAGTTGGCCTTCTCTGATCTAACTACTAGACTATATTGTCCTGCTTTGCATATGTAGAGGCATGTTCTTGTATTGTGACTCTGTTCTACCAAAGTCAGTTTTCTGAtggctcctttttttctttctttttttaaaggataacAGGACAGCCCTGCATTGGGCATGTTCAGCTGGACATGCAGACATTGTCAACCTTTTGCTAGATCTGGGAGTTCCTGTTAACGACAAAGATGATGTAAGGCGGACTTTCTTTTGAGTagttgtctagatcaggggtccccaacctttttaagcctgtgggtGCTTTTGATATTCTGATGCAGCATGGTAGGCacgggcacaaaatggctgctacaggaggctAAGTCAGCCACAGAAGGGCTGTTGCACCAGTCATGAAGGAAAGAtccttgtggtggcagctgcagccaaagcaGCGTTTTTTAATTATGTGCATAGCCACtccaaagccttgctgggcaaaagtcccacctagCCCCACTCACTTTCTGAAAGCACTTGATGAGCACCAGTATGTATGGGTGCCAACATATAGGTGGCAATGGCATCcgtaggtaagaacataagaacaagccagctggatcagaccagagtccatctagtccagctctctgctacttgcagtggcccaccaggtgcctttgggagctcacgtgcaggaggtgaaagcaatggccttctgctgctgctgttgctcccgagcacctggactgttaaggcatttgcaatctcagatcaaagaggatcaagattggtagccatgttgggtacccctggtctagacataGGTACCATGTTGggtacccctggtctagacatgATCTagttcagggatctgcaacctgcggctctccagatgttcatggactacaaatcccatccgcccctgccagcatggccaattggcaggggctgatgggatttgtagtccatgaacatctggagagccgcaggttgcagacccctgatctagttcctTTGACCAGCTATCCTGCCAGTTTCACTTCCGACTTGCATCTTCTAAAAGACATCAGTGACTTAAAGAGTATTTTGACATGTTAGTTTTGGTTGTACCTCTCTGTGTAAGGGGAGATCTGGATGGCTCCTGGTATGGCTATCCCCTGTGCGAGGCAAGTTTTCCAGACGTTTTTTCCACTGATAAGACACACACAATTATAATCTTACTGCAGTTGAACAGGTCTGAGTACAGTCAGTACCTACACTGGAAATCGCCCAGGAATCCTTCTTGACCTACTTGGATGGTGGAAAGCAGGCAAGATATATAGCTGCCTTAGTGGTCCTCATTGCAGAAGGCATCCTTCAAATGCAGCCTATAATACTTTATGTGGCTTTCAAACGGGGTGACTTCCACAAACAGTGCGTTGCATGAGGACTATGCCTTCTCAAAAGGGTACTTCTGACTTGGCAAAATGAATCAACCCTCCATttgttactaccctgtttccccgaatataagacagtgtcttatattggtACACTCCTAAAAgatgctatgtcttattttcaggggatgtcttatttttccatgaagaagaattcacatttattgttgaacaaaaaaatgaacatttattatatactgtacagtagttgtcatcacaaaccagcatAACTAGACAAAATGTGAATCTATCAAAGGTGTGCCTTCCTCCTTCCCTATCTGGGGTGGTCTTGTCCTGTCCACAAGAACCCCGGTTTTGAGAGTCTGTCATTCAACCAAGGCTGTTAGCCACAGGTGATTCTTGTCCCACCCGTCTTCCAGACTGCAGTCCCGAGTTGTTGAAGGAGGCACCACCCAGGTTTGCCTGCTTCAGGTAccctctcttttcccctcccttctgactctcagggcttccaattccccttcccttcctggtagccctttcttgcgaggtttctctctgtctctccctgtcTTGCCAGTCTTCTCTCTCTCCacttgcatttctctctcttctgtttttggctccctctctgctccgttctctttctctttcttctgactTTCTCCTGCTCCAGGTtcactctcccttcctccacccaagcCTCCTGCCCCAAGCTGTCCCCCCCTCCCGGCAGGACTGGCTGCACGCCATCCAGCCTCCCTCGTCTCATCCGCCAGCTTTCTTGACAGCCCAGTGacccttcctcccctcttggGAGCTTCGAGGGGCTAGCGGGCTGAGGCTTGTTGCTGGGCTCTGAGAGGTGAGCTACAGGTTAGGGCTGCTAAGTCCTGAGGAGGAATCCCGTCCGCCCTCCATCTCCTGCATGAACAACCACACCCTAAACCTCaaagtcctgctgcttcttccagcGGGCTAAAAAAGTACGCTAATTACTGGCCTAAACAGTGGTGCAAGCTGCAAGAATCCAGCACCGCTAGGAAGCTGTTtggtcccccttccccacttcagcgTGCATGCAGAAACAGAGCCGGTCTTGCTGCAAGCCTTGACCAGTGGGGGGACCCATGCACCAAAACAAACCCGGCCTGAGCCGGTCTTTCCAACCAACAAATGTGCCCAGGCCGGGGGGCAAGTTAAAGCAGTTTTGCATCTCCAGGCATCACTTGCAAAAAAATGGGAGAGCAATACCCACGATCCTTCCAGCTGCTTGCAAGCCATGGAGGTGATGCTTGCAAGTTGCAACCCAGACGTTGTGGGGGGTGCAGAGAATGCAACTTTGAAGTCTTTGCAAGCTGAAGCTGCAAACTTGcaagtgggggggaaggaggtgaGGGTGAAGCGGGCTGGTAAAcaagaggagggaagagggagcccTGCGTGTGCCCCGAGGTGAAGCTCCTGACCACCGCCTGCGGCGGGCCTCCCTCAGCACAACGAGGCGTCCCTGGCCATCTCATCCCTCCCTGGGGAGATAGGGGCAGGAGCAGCGGCAGGAGAGGCAGCAAGGGTGGCCGGGAGGGGCAGCGGCGAGGCCCCAAGGTGAGCCGAGCCTTGCAGGCGTGGGAGGAGGCAGCAACAGCCTTGCTCCCTGTGCCTGAGCTGCCATGCAGCGCCCGCCCGGCCCGGGCCCACCAGccagaaacagaggctggacctTTGGCCCTCGGTGGGTTTAAATGCCCACTTGCTGCTTTCGACCAGCCTTAGCTCTGGGCGGGGGCAGCTTAGCGATctcaaaaaaatattgaagggttttttaacttactagaagaagaggaggtttggattaataaaccacctttctctcctggcagggagactcaaggtggcttttcaAGTGAAGCGAGAGAGGGAAAAGAGACTGACGACCTTTCCCAACGTGCACAAAGAAGCTGCTCTCTTTCCTGGGTGTGAGGTTTCTTTCTATGGGAAAGAAGTGAGGGGTAAAAAGCCAAGCAGTTGCTGTTGCTGGTGCACTTCCTCCAGGGGCCGCTCCACAGcttcctgctctggtgttctgttccgtggcgggcaaacaaaaactttgctacgccttattttcggggggtgccttatattgatcacttcagcaaaacctctactatgtcttatttcatgggtatgccttatattcggggaaacacggtagtcagACTTCTGATGGAAACAGGCCTGGTTGGCAAAGGTATTTAAACCTCTCCAACCTTTCAGGctgcaaataattaaataaatagtgATAATATCTGGAGAAGGCCTAATACATAAGCAACAGAAACTGACACAAAGTGAGACTTTAGGTTGATACCCAGAAGGTAGgggagaatgaagaagaagagttggatttatatccccccccccattcgctcctgtaaggagactcaaaggggcttacaaactccttttccttccccccctcacaacaaacaccctgtgaggtaggtggggctgagagagctcagaagaactgactgggccaaggtcacccagctggtgtgtgttggaatgcacaggctaatctgaattccccagataagcctccacagctcaagcggcagagcggggaatcaaacctggttcctccaaattagagtacacctgctcttaatcactactgcTGCTGTAGGATAAATACTTGGCACTTATGGAAAGGCAACAGTTTGACAGGCATTGGGTTACATCTTGAGTCACTGACTAAATCAGGTGATCTGTGAAATAATTTATTGCAGTTATTTCCACGAGGATGGTAATAGTGTTGAACTAAAACCTTCCTCCCAGCCTaattcacctcacagggttgttaaaaAGATACAGTGGGCAGAGGAGGGCCCATTGGTGCCATCTTGACAAAAAGGATGATAAATATTACTGAGTTATGCTTTTCTTGACACTGGCATAAGGGCACCATTTTGGATtgctggagctggtgcaaaacTTGAAAAACTTAATAGAAGAAGTCTCTCTTCTGCCACAAACTTAGATAGGCAAGCCGCTGACATTCAGCCTCAGTTTTtacacacaccccacccgcctGGGCTCTTGTGAGAATAGCTGAGCTCATGTATTTGGAATGTGTTGAATCAGATGAGCTACATATTTTGGCAATATTGTTATTGGCTCCTTAAGAAAATGAAACAACTTGTGAAACAAGTCAATAATTTTCCTATTTTGTAGGAAGAGAGACACCAGTGCTTTTGCTAGTGCAGAGAACTGGGGTCATTTCTTTGTGGCAAATagtatccccctttccctcccactaaatcagaggtggggccgcataagaaacagaaaatattgtggagggccgggccaaaaggctgaactcaattctgcataataggggctgataagtgacagacaggtgcacagatcaacttggaatcagtggcaacagttctgcatacaacactatttggcacaaagaatcacaggcttaacctacctgcatagttgtccactgtgacaatcaagcaagtggggagactaaagtcccttgacctacttttttcatcgactggtgcttttgaaagccccgcagaagccggttgccttggttgccggcttctgcggggctttcaaaggcgcctcgttccccagcaaggcagcggggccagtcagggtcatccggtgggctggatgtggcccgcgggccgtataatgcccaggtctgcactaaAGAGTAAAAGCTTatgccttgtttccttttcttcttcaggcTGGCTGGACGCCTCTGCATATTGCGGCATCAGCTGGCCGAGATGAAATTGTGAAAGCTCTGATCAAGAACGGCGCCCAGGTGAATGCTGTCAATCAGAACGGCTGCACACCTCTGCATTACGCAGCCTCTAAAAATAAGCAGGAGGTAAGAGTCAGTGTGTCAccattccttccctttcccttgcacGAAACATACGTGATCGCatatgttttccccccttttcccacaATTAGATCGCGCTAATGCTGTTAGAGAAGCAAGCTAATCCAGATGCAAAGGATCACTTAGAATCTACTCCGCTCCATAGAGCAGCAGCCAAAGGAAATCTAAAAATGATACAGATCCTTTTGAAGCACAAAGCCTCAGTCAACCTACAGGATTCAGAGGGAAACACTGCTCTGTAAGTACAAAGTTCTTGTGGTGTGTTCTAGTGTATTTGAACATCTGGCCAGTATCTCTCAATGCAAGGGTATCAAAGCAGCCTCCTTTAGCAGCACATTGGAACAAACAAACCACATTTTCCCTGATTTTACATTCTTGGGCACTTGTATTCTCTCTTGTGCATGTCATGATTTAAGATTGTCTGGTTTACAACTTTTCCGTCTAATTCCCACCTGTTGCTGTGTCTGAATGCATAAAGTCTTAATGGACAGGGGCTTTTTTCCtagtgttttaaagttttaactgCAGTTTAATTTTGACTTAGCATCTCAGTTCCTTGGGAAGGTAACAACACCTGAAATTGGATGTGAGAATAAATGGGAACTAGGTCAAAGACTTCCAAAACCAGGAAGTCCTCCATTGTGGCTTGGTATAGGTCCGGGGAAGAGAGAAGCAGGGAACACAGATGCCCAAAGAGCTGTGGCCCGCTCATGTCATAAAAACTGTGCCTTGGTCACAATTATCAGAATGCAGCCCTAAACACCACTGAGGTTTCAGTGATGACACCTCTTGAGTT
The nucleotide sequence above comes from Sphaerodactylus townsendi isolate TG3544 linkage group LG13, MPM_Stown_v2.3, whole genome shotgun sequence. Encoded proteins:
- the PSMD10 gene encoding 26S proteasome non-ATPase regulatory subunit 10, which gives rise to MEGGGSVSNVELCNLAYAGQLDEVKERLAANRSLATRADQDNRTALHWACSAGHADIVNLLLDLGVPVNDKDDAGWTPLHIAASAGRDEIVKALIKNGAQVNAVNQNGCTPLHYAASKNKQEIALMLLEKQANPDAKDHLESTPLHRAAAKGNLKMIQILLKHKASVNLQDSEGNTALHLACDEERAEEAKLLVSHGASIYIENKEEKTPLQVAKGGLGSILRRLVEG